GTGGCTTAGCGGaaaagccggcgaccacatacacatgctgtGTTGCGGCGCGGGtttgcgtcccggcccgtcgccaatttgcccgcgtgtcttcccctgtatctttcccccatttcctgtctctctccactctcaataaaagccgctgtggccaaaaatgcaaaaaaaaaaaaattgtaatgaaCTCTGGTTAACATGTTCACTGTCCTGTGCATGAAGTGTTGAACTGACCAAAAAGCTCTAATAGCCAGATGTGGAATAAGTTTTGCACCCCTAGGGAAGGCTCTGTATTTCATGTAGTTCTGTCATGTCAGTACAAAGAAGCTACAAACAATTGAATAtactttgattttaaaaagattttctaAAATGAAACCAATCTGAGCCTTTTGGAACCATTTCAAAAACTGTTTCCATTCATTCACCCAAAACCTGTACCGTGTAACCCAGCAGTGTACTGGGCAGACATTTGCTGAAGCCTAGTTGTTTGGTTGTGACTAATCGGGGAAGGACATGCAGTGATATCAGCACCTGTCCCAGTTTCTGATTTTCTTAAACCAAAACTGTTCTCtaaaaagttcattttcacTGTGGAAAATGGATGAAAGGCACATAGAAAAAAGGTGACGAGCAATTTTGATGGTGTAGGTGAAAGGAACAGAGGTTACAAGCAGGTCTTGGTTAGGTatggaatagaatagaatagaatgcctttattgtcattatacaggatgtacaatgagattggagggccactcctgttcagtgccatgtaacagaaaatcaaactctctaaaataaaaatattataaaaatattataatctagtatgatcaatataatcaagagatatacagaaataaacaatgtgtaaaatataaaaaaaatagaatgtataaaaatatatacatacattggtgcatctgtacattgtaagaaaagtaaatatgtgtatacatataataatgaagatgatgaatattgcactagtgaatgaatactggatattacacaatataggaatgtcagatattgttcagtatgaataatataatattgcacagttacagtgggtgagtgtgtgagttcagggtggtgattgctctggcgaagaaactgttcttgagtctgtttgttctggctttgatgcacctgtagcgcctgccagagggcagcaggtcaaacaggtcaaagccagggtgtgagcggtccttgatgatgttcctggctctgctgatgcagcaggaggtgtagatgttcatcagggaggggagagggcagccaatgattctctgtgctgtcttgactaccctccgaagcctgaccctgtctgcctcagtgcagctgccgtaccatactgtgatacagtacgtcagcaggctctcaatggatgagcggtagaaggtcagcagcaggtttgagtccaagttgttcttcctgaggaccctcaggaagtgaagtcgctgctgagccttcttgataacagctgtgatgttatctgaccaagagagatcagcagagatgaggacaccaagaaacctgaaggtgtggaccctctccacacgctcgccgttgatgtagaggggagctgggtcagtcctgtgcttcctgaagtcgatgatgatctctggttttcatggtgttcagtaccaggttgttctctgaacaccaggctgtcaacttcaggacctcctctctgtaagctgcctcatctcccttcgagatgagtccgaccactgtggtgtcgtcagcaaatttgacgatgaggttgttattgtgggccggactgcagtcatgggtgtagaggcagtacaggagggggctcagcacacagccctgtggggagccagtgctcagtgtgcgggtggaggagagatgggggccaagtctcatgGGCTTAAGCAGACAGGATAGAAATGGCTATGTGCCGAAAAGAGAGTAACAGAGGTTAACATGTAAGAGTGCATAATTACATCTTACACAGAAGGAGCAATCTGAAAACCAGACTGCGAGGTGGTGGTGAGGCAGCATTGGATGGTAGTCTGTAGGATGACTTGTTGAAGAAAGAAGGATGTTGCTCAGAGTTCAGGAAGGGGCTGAAGCATTCTTTAGGTGGTAGGGAAAAGCTAGCAGATGAGTGGGGACGTACAGCTGCAGGGCTGAGGGAAACTGAcaagaaggtgtttggtgtGTCTTCTGTACAGAAGAAAGAGAACAAGGGGGCTttgtggtggaatgaggaagcACAGCAAAGTATTCAGAGGGACGGgttaacaaagaaaaagtgggatacACAGGGAGATGAGGGAAGTAGACAGGAGTACTCTGAGGTTAGGCATACAGCAAAGGGAGAAGTGCAAAAGGCTTatagtgagttgtatgtgaggctggacaccaaggaagaagaaaatggtaaatggactagttcttatatagcgcttttctactcagtctgagcactcaaagcgcttatacaacacgtttacatttacccattcaaaCAAGCACATCCATGGTTAACTAAGCtcagtgctttaattatctaacattcacacacattcacactccaacggttgtgtcggagagcaacttggggttcagtatcttgcccaaggatacactggcatgcagcctgaagtagccaggaattgaaccgctgaccttccagtCAGTAggtgagctacagccaccccaaaaggACAAAAGAACTTGTATTAATTGTCTAGGCAGAgttgagctggaaaggatgtgcagcaggttagagtTAGTATAAGTATAGAGAAGGTTTGAAGGAGTTGCACTGGATCTCTGTGGTACTGCATCAAAAAGTCAGGAGTGGCAAAGAAGTATatgagggtggtgcagggcATGCATGAGGGcagcgagacagtggtgaggacAGGCTGGCAGATGAGGTCAGCAGGAGTCTCCGTGGACTCTGATGTCTGCAGATGACTTTGTGATctgtagggagcaggtggaagagagtctggagaggtggaggtatgctctggagaaagaagaaagaaagtcagtagaagcaaaacagaatacacgtgtgaatgagaaggagacgggtggaaaggtgaacatgcaaagagcagaggtagtgaaggtagatgagtttaaatacctggggtcgaccatccaaagcaatggacaggtgaagaagagagtgcagacaGGAGGTGACAGGTATGATTTGTGACAGAGCAAGAGTGAAAGGTGAGTGTTACAAAACCTGCTGTggtgtatggtttggagacagcagcactgagaaaaagacaggaggctgagctgtaGGTGACAGAGCTGAGGATGGTTTTCAGTGGGAgggaccagaatggacaagatcagaaatgagtccatcacagggacagctcaggctgcctttctaactttgtctccaccctTGGCAACGGCTTAGACTGGCAAAGCTGATTCaggcatgtgcagaggagggatcgtggatatactggacaaagatGGAACTCCTGTCTGACTAAGCACCtggtgtttgttgtgatttggtgccatataaattaaatagaactgaattgaattcaaagTGAAGTAGGCACATGCCACAATCTAAAACTCCAGATCAGATGAGAAATAAAGTTGCAGACAttgactccagtgaaccacagtgagagccattatccacacatggagaaaacctggaacaATGCTGAACCTTCTCAAAGTGGCTCCCAAAATGACCTCAAGAGCACATTAACGACTCAGgaaagaggtcacaaaagaaccagGACTGAAGTggaaaccccaagttgctcctgatgtgtctgctggagtgtgagtgtgtgattaTAAAGTGCTCAGGCATAGATTTAAAAAAGtgcagtatgaatgtgtgtgtgtgattggctgaatgagtaagaaagcactttgagtgctcagctgagTAGAAAGGCACTGTTTAACACCGTTTACCATGCACACACAAGCTTTCGGTGTACGCACACATACAGCTTTAATAATCAACAATAATATGTGCTCAGCCAGTCACTGCATAAAGCGatctgtgaatgttagatacactcagctgtagaaggaagtgcttgtatgaatgtgtgtgaatgaggtgtGTTGTATagtgtgctttgagtgctcaaagtagaaaaGAACCAGTCCGTTTAACATTTATTGGTTTGTTAAGACGTTTCACTTCTCAttcaagaggcttcttcagttctaagaATTGATGGGGAGCCCGAGGCATTTAACCCCCAGTGGAGTTATGGCCATCAAAGTGATCCTGAAAGTCACTGACTCACTGACCCGTAGCCATGTGAGTCACCTAAGGCTTTCTGGGGCCAAGGTGTGGCTCTTTTGTGAGATATTGCCCCACCTGGCCACCGTGATTATTAGGTCTGCATCATAGCTGTCTGACAGCTGGTGTGACAGGCCACCACATCTGTTCACTgacctggagtggtggcctaggggagaagaagagggttcatcactgagaggaccctggttcaaatccttgggctggcatcactgtgggtgttaatgcccacccccccaggttgctccccaggcgccctttggctgccccctgctccatgctgtgctgtgtgtactacatactccatgtgtgtgatgggttaaatgcagagaatgaatttcactgcatgtatatgtatgtgacaaataaagctctttctttcttcttaacAGTAAAATCCTGCTGGCTGGCCTAATTACTCTGGCTCTTATTAGTATTTATTCATGTGCCTATAACTTTATGGAAATTGTTCTATTTGAACAGTCATTTTTATGCTAAAccataacaataaataaatatatgaacaAAGCATTGACCATTCGAAAGTTGCTTGAATGTTTCTCAGTTAATTGTGGAGCCTAACGTCGCATTCCAGCCCGGCAGGTGGCGGAATGGTGCAGCTGACTGGCACAAGCGCAGAAGAAGAAGCGGAGGCGGAGGAGACCCCCGCAGCTAACCGAAGCCGGTGCTACGGGAACGGCAGGGACGGTGTTACAGGGCAGTGTGTTGTCAGGCGTTAATTTAACAACCAGCCATACTTGTAACTCATGTGAAGCTCTGAACGGCGGCGCAGAAACGGCTCATAGCCAAATTTCCCATCATGCCACGTGCAGGAGCAAACAGGAGCCATGTTTGGTTGCTGTCATTATTGGTTAGAAGTCACTTAGGAAACTACAGAGACATTATCATCTGTGTTTATGCTGCTTTTAATTGATATTGTTTGCTATTTGCTTATCTTTCAGAGACTTGATAGCATGGTATTCAAAGGGATATATGCAAATCAGAGTTAGCTAGCGCAGCGGAAACGTTGGGATAGATGGGAAGCAGCCTAAGCTGCTTAAGCCTGACGCATTTACTTTTAAAGATGCATATCCCAGAGACCGACGTTAAAGagaataactgaaataatctACTTCTGACTGCCGTAGGTCACTGTGAATTAGGCACTGCCGGCTGTGCCAGGCTGCTGTCAGAGGCAGCGTAACAAACCGTGGAGGTACTTTTAAAGCGGGGCGGATGGAGCTGCTGGGAAGGCCGTGATTACGTGCAGCATCAGCCATGTCTGTCCTCGCCTGTGTGCGACGCGTCATCAGGTAACACCGTCCGGACGTGAACCCGGTCATTGTGAAAATAACATACAGTCTAATATGAAGATGTGGGGACCGTGCTCAGAAACTGAAGTATCAGAGGGGTTTTAAGCTTGACTTTTGGCTTATGAAGTTTATCCCGGATTagtgaaaagttaaaaaaacaagactgcGGCCGTGAGTTTAGCTCCAGCTGAGGGACGTCACGAATCAGTCACGTGGTCGCTTCCTTCTGCTGTAAGCTTGGTGTGATGTTTGCGTTTCTCAAGCGTTTTAAAAGCTGTCTTTATTTAAGCGGTGGTTCTTAGAGCACTTTGACGCTCCACATGAGTACTCAGAGGAACAGTTCTAAGCGATGAGCTGATACACAGTAACAGAACCATGTTACAATGTTCTGATAGCTTGTCTTCCTGCCTCCAAAGCTTAGACATGATTAATAGTACATTTTTCCGGGCCTCTTGAGCTCATTGGTCACATGATACCACCTTTCATGTGAATATGCTCACAGATTGGAGAGTTGATAACCTTTGTGTGGCTGCTGCTTCACCTGGATGCTGTTGCAAAGGTAACTGAAGCCAGATAAGGGAGAGCCCTGCTGTGGTGAGCTGGCTTTAGTGGACCCCTCTATCTGCTGCTCAGGGCCCACAGTGACATCGCCACAGCTCTGTGCTGTTTATACCAGCACTGAATGGTAGGTGTTGTGGGGCTGTTTGAGGGTGAAGACACACACCTGTTGTCTTCTTCCTGGAACTCTGCTTTGTTCCTACTCCTAAGGGCCTGTTGTTGTTATCACCTCTCTCCTGCTGTCTGCTGCACCTGGGAAAGCACACTTTTGGATGTCTGCTTAGAAAAtaagctcattttttttctccctttttgcTAGGTTTCAAAAACGGGCTTTTATTCTTATGAAGGAGTTGCTGGTCGGGTGTCATAGCTGCTTAACACTTGTCTCTTCTGCCAGGGTCTGCTTATGTCTGTACTGCCcagtcagttcagttttatgttatttatatagcaccaaatcacagcaaacagtcgcctcaaggcgctttgtattgcgggtaaagaccctacaataatacagagaaaacccaacagtcaaaacgaccccctatgagcagcacttggtgacagtgggaaggaaaaactccctttaacaggaagaaacctccatcagaaccaggctcagggaggggggggtcatctggcTTCTTCCTGTTGGATCTCAGCTTCCTTCAGTTGTTAAGAGCACTGAGGTACCAGGTGCTGCTTGTCTGGATGTTGGTTATCAGCTCATCCATAGTTCCCACATAAACTGCACGTAACCCAAAATGAGCATGACGAGTCCTCTTTAAACAGGATTAAATCAAGTAGTCATAAAGTCATCATATTGAGTATTTGGATCCCGGGTGAGTCTCTGAGGTCCTCAGTGCAGCCTCAGTTCTGCAGAGTACTTCTGGGAGCATGTGTTGCCACTCAGCTGCCATCTGAGTGTGATGAGTGCCTGTCTACATCTTTAATGTGCACTTCAATAACACTCACTTTGagctgactgttgtgatttggcactataaataaataaataaataaataaatgaattgaattgagtcaTCAAAACAAGCAGTACTGTTTCTAAGTATATTGCATCCAACCACCTCTAACTACctaatcactgtgtgtgtgtgtgtgtgtgtgtgtgtgtgtgtgtgtgtgtgtgtgtgtgtgtgtgtgtgtgtgtgtgtgtgtgtgtgtgtgtgtgtgtgtgtgtgtgttcctgtctGCAGGCTGCAGAGGGGCCATGCTGTCACCCGTGCTGTTCCACAGAGAGCCCTGTCAGGGGCAGAGGCTGTCAATGCACTCAGGCCCTTTTATTTTGCAGTCCATCCAGACTTCTTTGGTCAATATCCTAAAGAACGTGTAGGTCTCATATCTGTCGTGACATTTTCTGAACTTCATGAATCCAAATATGTATTATTGGCAGCTTATGATGTGCATAGTGTGTGTGAAGCCTTGTAGGTGGAACACAGAAGAGACTGTATAATGTTTCCTGCTCATCTTTATATATGATGTAATATAGTGTACTAAAATAACAGCTTATGATAATAATCTGTGCACTTACAGTGATACTGTATGTACTTGTAATGTTGGATGTTTGGCGGCGTAGGGTTCTCCGATCTAAGGTTTGGAACCTCTGTATTACAGGAAGTGAATGAGAACTCACTAAAAAGGCTGAATGGCTATCTGGAAAACTTGCAGAAGCCCGGCTCCTGTTCACTTCAGCCAATGAGGCTCACCTTTTATGTAAGGGACACCCGTTACAGCAGCGACGTGCAGCCACACCTCCTGGGTTCAGGTGTGTTTCCGTTAAAAGCACTGTTGTGTTACTGCTCAGGGGATGGGTGAGGGGTTTTAATGTAAAAGGGCTTCTGCTCGGTTCTCAGGGTTCCGCTCAGTGAGTTTCACCCTGCGCACAAATGATGTTTTGAGCACAGTGATGAATGTGTTAACGAGCTGCAGCCTACCTGTGGAGCACATGAAAGGACTGGAAGTGAGGAAAGCAACGGCTAAAAGTGCGCCTGAGGCAGGGCTGCCTTTCTACAGACCTATCAAATGGGATAAAAGCTACTACACCTTCACTGGCTTCAGAGACCCTgagcaggagctgcagcaggcccAGAGCATGGAGCCCACACTCAGGTTAGCAGGTTTACAGACCTTATAGAACCCACGGCTGCTgtgtgtgagcagcagctcATGCAGTCAGTTTAGATTTCATCTGTGGCTATGGAGGGGTACATGCATACGTGTGCTTTTTATTTGAAGTATCAACAGAGACAGTTTCTCTTTAAATTTGACCCTGAATAAGTCCTCTGTGACAGTTGGAGTgctcagtaagactagaaaacatgcagtttgtttatGGTTTACATCATTCTGCAGAGGTACTCACAGATAATGAGAAGTATAAAGAACTAATACTAAGAGTTtgtgatcacatgacctcagtcACAGCACTTTGATACGATGTGCATTTTCTGATCAATATTTACAGTGAAAACATTTAGTGTGTCTGTTTCTGTCAGCTCATGGCTGAGACACAACGAGCCTGAGGCCACAAAGAAACAGAGTGCGAGTCTTCCTCGGAGACGAGAGCTGAACAGGCTAAAAACGGAGCTGTGCTGCAAATTTAATCTGGCTGACATCAggtacacacagcttcatcctGCCACTACCTTTGCTAACATTGTTCCTGAGAGCACTGAGGCTGTACAGTATTGTGCGTTACACAGTAAGAACATGTGTCGTCACCTGTGTGGTGCAGATGGCAGCGCAGCTGGGGAGTTGCCCACAGATGCTGTCAGCTTCAGAGTCTGAGCCGCCTGTCTCAGCAGAACCCCGAGGCCCTGATCAACCTGCGAGGTAAACACACTCGCAGCAGGCTGCCAACAGGAACACACACCTCTAAACTCTCCGTCCCTCTCTGAGTTTACACACCTGATGAGCTCGTCCAGGTTTATTTGAAGCTAACTGTACTCAAGTTACAGTAGAATATGTGTAGGTAACTTTTTGTATCCAGTTCATCTGAATTTTGATGCACACAAATCTCCTTTGCTCGGTGACAGTGAAACGGTGGAAGGTTTGTGGGAACAAGATTTGTTTCTCACAAGGTGATACTGTTGTGACAGTTTGAGTATTTGGACAGTAACATGGTGTTTGTAACTTCAACACAGTGACCAAAATGAAGAGGCTTTGTTTATAAAGATTTGAGTAATGACCTCAGTGAGGTTTAAGTTGTGTATAGCTGTGAGGTAGCGCTGCTGCTTGGTCAGATTCATTTCCGCTGCACTGTATGGACCGACTGTAGATGGGTCACGACTGTAACGCCCTCTTCCATCTTCTTCCCAGGACATACTGTTGTGTTTGCTGACCAGTCAGGGATGAATGCCTCTGGACATATCATGCTGGGAACGATGGATGTTCATCATCAGTGGACAAAAGTAATGCAGCTGCAGTCCTCCTGCTGTCACACAGTCTCTGTGGTGGTGCTTTCTGACCCCTGCTGTGTGCCTCCAGGTCTTCGAGCAGCTCCCCAGCTATCagcgcctgcagcagcagacacaCTGGCTGAAGGAGAGGATCAGCCTCCTCCTGGGTGGGACCCAAGTGGTGCACATGGAGAGGCTGGGACCAGTTCAGCCCATTGCTGAGCACTACAGTACCCTTAGCGCCTTTCACAAACGTCTGCTGTCCCAGAACCTTCGCCTGCACCCCAGGAGCCTGCAGGGCCTCACCATGTTGCTGGAAAAGTATAGtccctttgacctctgacttctGACCAGTTAACTTTGACTCGGTCATAACTTGATGTTTGCATCTGTTCCAGTGACCGCTCTAACCCCAGCCTTCACGACATGGGCACTTCATTATTCCCACCAACAGTGACCTTCCCACGCTGCAGGTCTTCCTGCAGAGCCACGCCCCTGAGGCCAGACAGCGCGTCCAGCGCAGAAACCAGTGAGTGTGATGTAGAGAACTAATAACCTGCAACCCTGTCTGCATATCCTTATTCCCCacttaatgtttttgttctctCACAGAATGCTTCAAGCAATACTCAAAAGTATTTTGGTCACAGCCGCAGGTTAAAATGCACACGCTTCATTAAAGCCAGTTCATGGAGGCTGCCTCTACCTGCCAGTGAGGGTCTACCATACCTGTGTGAAAA
The genomic region above belongs to Archocentrus centrarchus isolate MPI-CPG fArcCen1 unplaced genomic scaffold, fArcCen1 scaffold_40_ctg1, whole genome shotgun sequence and contains:
- the tcaim gene encoding LOW QUALITY PROTEIN: T-cell activation inhibitor, mitochondrial (The sequence of the model RefSeq protein was modified relative to this genomic sequence to represent the inferred CDS: inserted 1 base in 1 codon); translated protein: MSVLACVRRVIRLQRGHAVTRAVPQRALSGAEAVNALRPFYFAVHPDFFGQYPKEREVNENSLKRLNGYLENLQKPGSCSLQPMRLTFYVRDTRYSSDVQPHLLGSGFRSVSFTLRTNDVLSTVMNVLTSCSLPVEHMKGLEVRKATAKSAPEAGLPFYRPIKWDKSYYTFTGFRDPEQELQQAQSMEPTLSSWLRHNEPEATKKQSASLPRRRELNRLKTELCCKFNLADIRWQRSWGVAHRCCQLQSLSRLSQQNPEALINLRGHTVVFADQSGMNASGHIMLGTMDVHHQWTKVFEQLPSYQRLQQQTHWLKERISLLLGGTQVVHMERLGPVQPIAEHYSTLSAFHKRLLSQNLRLHPRSLQGLTMLLENDRSNPSLHDXGHFIIPTNSDLPTLQVFLQSHAPEARQRVQRRNQLQAEEEAVVKLCVDSLSLRSLSKAPSVSSSQMILCCKRLLEQRSPLLQGLQICVSHFYSVMQDGDLCVPWNWKS